The segment CGCCCGGAAGTTCGATTTCATGGACAGGCCGCAGGCCAACCACAAAGGACACGGCCGGGCAACCCCGCTCCTCGGCGGGGCCGCCATGTTCACGGGCTGGCTCTTCTGCCTGGCGGCGGGGCTGGGCGCGGCGTTTTTCGTGCAGCTGCCCGGCTTCAGCGAAGCGGTTTCAGCTCACCTGGCCGGCATCAACTCCACGCTGCCGCAGCTCGGATTTCTCGTGCTCGGGGCTTTTCTGGCCGTCCTGCTCGGGCTGGTGGACGACAAGTACGCGCTTTCGGCGGCCGCCAAGTTCGGCGGCCAGTTCCTGATCGCGCTGCTCGCGGTCGGACTCGGCGGAGTGCGGGTCAACATCTTCTTCACGAATCCGGTGCTGGTCTGGGGCGCGTCGGTCTTCTGGCTCATGCTGCTCATGAATTCGATCAACTTCTTCGACAACATGGACGGGCTCGCGGTCGGCACGATCACGATCGCCATGGGCTTCTTCTGCGTGATCGCGGCGTTGAACAACCAGTATTTCATCGCGGCGCTCGCGGCGATGAGCTGCGGCGTCACAGCCGGATTCTGGTATTACAACACCTCCCCCGCCATGATTTTCATGGGGGATTCCGGCAGCCATTTCCTCGGCTACCTGGCGGCGGTGATTTCGGCGGGGGTCAGCTGGTTCGGCATCGATTACTCGCTGTCGCGCTTTCCGATCCTCATGCCGCTCTTCATCCTCGCGCTGCCGCTTTTCGACACGGGCATGGTGGTGCTGATCCGCACCTGCCGGGGCAAGCCGTTCTGGATCGGCGACCACAACCATATTTCGCACCGTTTCGTCCGCATGGGGCTGTCGCGGCGGCAGGCGGTGCTGCTCGTGCACCTGATGGCGCTCAGCGTAGGGCTCGGCATCCTGCCGGTATTCTGGGGAGATTTCCGCACTGCGGCGATTCTGGTCGCCCAGGCGTTCCTGTTCCTGCTGGTCGTTTCGATTCTGCAATTCGCACTTTCCGACCGGCAGGACACCCGCGAAAAAGTTCAACCCGACGAAACGAAAGAGAAAAAGCCATGACCAGTCACAAACGTCCGAGCTGGGACCGCTATTTCATGGATATCGCACATGTGGCGGCCAGCCGCAGCAACTGCTCGCGGCGGCAGGTCGCCGCGGTGCTCGTCCGGGACTGCCGGATCATCTCGACCGGTTACAACGGCACGCCGCGCGGAGTGCGGAACTGTTCCGACGGCGGCTGCCCGCGCTGCAATTCCGACACGCCGTCCGGCACAAACCTCACCCAGTGCCTCTGCAGCCATGCCGAGGAGAACGCGATCGTGCAGGCCGCCTATCACGGCATCGCCGTCAAGGGGGCGACGCTCTATACGACCTTCAGCCCGTGCCTGCTTTGCGCGAAGATGATCATCAACGCCGGAATCAAGGAGGTGGTCTATCACACGCGCTACTCCATCGACGACGTGTCGCTCGCGCTGCTGCACGAAGCCGGGGTCGTCGTCCGCCCGCTCGCGGAGGAAGACGATGAGTAAGAATCCGGCGGACGGCATCATGACGCTCGAAGAGGCGAAAGCGTGGCGGGCCCGGCTGCGGCGGGAGGGAAAACGGCTGGTCGTCACAAACGGCTGCTTCGATCTTCTGCACCGCGGCCATGCCGAATATCTTTACGAGAGCCGGGAGCTCGGCGACGCCCTGCTGATCCTGGTGAATTCCGATGCAAGCGTCCGGAACCTGAAGGGGCCGGAGCGGCCGCTGGTCGATGAGTACAACCGCTGCTACCTGCTCTCGGCGCTGGCCTGCGTCGACGCGACGGTGGTGTTCGACGGAAAACGGTGCGACCGCGAACTGCGCGAGCTGGCCGCCGACCTCTACGTGAAAGGCGGCGACTATACGCTCGACAAGCTCGACCCGGCCGAACGCGCCGCGCTCGAGGCGGCCGGGACGAAAATCTGTTTCAAGCCGTTCATTCCGGGTTTTTCGACCACCCGCATCGTAGAAAAGATCCGGCGGAGCCTGTAAGAGACGCGCCCCCTCCTCCGCCGCGCATGACGCCGAACGGCGGCCGGGCTATTTCCGCCCGGCGCGATGCAGCCGGATGTTCCGGAGACGCAGCGCATTCAGCACGACCGTCACCGAACTCGCCGCCATCGCGGCGGCTCCGACCACCGGCGAAAGCCGCCAGCCGAGCAGCACGTAGAACGCGCCCGCCGCCAGCGGAATGCCGACCGCGTTGTAGAAGAACGCCCAGAACAGATTTTCCCGGATGATCCGCATCGTGGCCCGGCTCAGCTCGATTGCGGCGGGAACTTCGTCGAGGCCGCTCTGCATCAGGACCACGTCGGCCGACTCCATCGCAACGTCGGTGCCGGAGCCGATCGCGATGCCGACGTCGGCCTGCGCCAGCGCCGGAGCGTCGTTGATCCCGTCGCCGACCATGGCGATGACCTTCGTTCCGTCGGCCTGCAGTTCCCGGATGATGCCGGCCTTGTCGCCCGGCAGGAGCTCGGCCCGGAAGCTTGCAAGATGCAGTTCGTCGGCCATCGCCCGCGCGGCCGGCAGGTTGTCGCCGGTCAGCATGACGGTTTCGATTCCGAGCGCGTTGAGCCGTTCGACCGCATCGGCAGCTCCGGGCTTCAACCGGTCGCCGATGCCGATCACACCGGCGGGACGGCCCTCTTCCGCCGCGTAAACGAGCGAGAGTCCGGCCGGAACGCCGAGCTTTTCAAAGGCGGCCGGATCGATTTCTTCGGTTTTCATAAGCCGGGCGTTGCCGAAGAGCCACCTCTTCCCGGCGATCACGGCCGATACGCCGTAACCGGGGCGGTCCTCAAATTGCCCTGCGGACGGGAGCGGAAGCTTTTCGGCTTCAGCCTTGCGGACGACCGCTTCCGCCAGCGGATGGCTCGAATTCTTTTCCGCCGCAGCAGCGGCCGCAAGCACGCCGCCCTCCGTAAAACCGTCGGCGGCGCGGACCAGATTCACAACCGGTTCGCCGACAGTCAGTGTGCCGGTTTTGTCGAAGACGACCGCGCTGATCTTCCCGGCGTTTTCGAGCACGGCGCCGCTCTTGATCAGGATGCCGGAGCGGGCGCCGCGGCCGATTCCGACGATGATCGCGATCGGTGTGGCGAGCCCGAGCGCACAGGGACAGGCGATGACCAGCACCGCCAGCGCGAATTCAAGCGCCGCCGCGAATCCCGCTCCGGCCAGCAGCCAGGCGAGCAGCGTGACGAGCGCGATCGACAGCACGCACCAGACAAAGTAACCCGAGATGCGGTCCGCGAGGCGGGCGATCGGCGGACGCGACCCCTGCGCATCCTCGACGAGTTTGATGATGCGCGCGAGCGTGGTTTCGTCCCCGACCCGGGTCGCCTGCATGACGATGGAGCCGTTCCGGTTGATCGAGCCGCCGGTCAGCGGATCGCCGGGAACCTTGTCGACCGGCATCGACTCGCCGGAGAGCATCGACTCATCCACCGACGTCGTGCCTTCGACCGTCGTGCCGTCGACCGGAATCCGGGCGCCGGGCTTTACGCGGAGCAGGTCGCCTTTGCGGACGAAGGCGGCCGGAATTTCACGCTCGCGGCCGTCCTCAATCCGGATCGCCGTCTCCGGCGCGAGGCGCATGAGTTCGCGGATCGCGCCCGAAGCCTTGCGGCGCGAGCGTCCCTCGAGATATTTGCCGAGCATGATCAGCGCGACGATCATCCCGGCCGTGTCGAAATAGAGGTGGCCGAACCGGCCTTCGGCGCAGAGCCACAGCGAATAGACGATCGCGGCTCCGGTGCCGGAGGCAATCAGCGAATCCATGTTCGGGCTGCCGCGGAAAAGCGCCCGGAAGCCGCTCGTGTAGAAACGGAATCCGGCGACGACGACCGGCAGCAGCAGCAGGATCTGAATCAGCGCATTCCACTCCGGTTTCAGCGGGAAGAACGGCAGATGCAGCATCTCATACATTGCGACATAGCTCAGCAGCGCCGCAAAGACGATCGCCGCCGTGAAGCGGAAGGTCTCCCGGCGGGCTTCGGCCTCCTCTTCCGGCGCGGCAGTCTGAACCGGGAGCGCCGGAACCGGTTCCGCCCCGAATCCGGCCTTCCTGACCGCATCGGCGACCTGCTCCGGCGTGAGCTCCGGCGCGGCTTCGAGCGTCAGGCGGTTCGCCGCGAAATTCACGTAGACATCGGAGGCGCCCGGCAGCTTTTTCACGGCGCGCTCCACGGCCGCTGCGCACGACGCGCAGTGCATGCCGGTGACGTCGAAACTCAGCTTGCGTTCCGCCGGTACGGCAGCCGTCCCGGCGGGATGCGCCGCCTTCGCCCCGAATCCGGCCTTCCTGACCGCATCGGCGACCTGCTCCGGCGTGAGCTCCGGCGCGGCTTCGAGCGTCAGGCGGTTCGCCGCGAAATTCACGTAGACATCGGAAGCGCCCGGCAGCTTTTTCACAGCGCGCTCCACGGCCGCCGCGCACGACGCGCAGTGCATGCCGGTGACGTCGAAACTCAATTTGCTCATAAAGACTCAGCGCTCCTTGAATTTCTTCGCCGGACAGCTTTTCGAGCAGCTGCCGCAGTTGCACTCGCCCTTACGGAATTTCCGGATCAGCAGATAAAGCGCGCCGAGCGCCAGCAGTCCGACCAGGATTTTGTCCCAATGATGGATGAAGCCGAAATAGAATTCCATGATCATGATCCTCCCTTACGCATTAGCTGTACCTAATTATTATAGTATTTTCCGTTAAAAAATCAAGCGTTCCGGCGGAAAATGCACGGAAAACCCCGGCGGCGGCGGTACAGTTCCGGATCGGCGGCCGGTTTCCGAACACAGTTGAAATCCTGTTTTTTTCCGGTTATTATTCAAAATCGACTTGACATTTTCTGTAAAATGAGTCATAATATTTACAGAAAATAAAAGTAGTTTTACAGCAAAACCAAAAAAAACACCAACAGGTCAAATAAGGAAAACCCGAGATGTCTGTCCGAATCAAAACCATGGCAGGGAGAAAAAACATGAAGGAGATGAACCGGAAAAACGGAGTGCGGCGCCCCTCCCGTTTCACATTGATCGAACTGCTCGTGGTGATTGCGATCATCGCGATTCTCGCGTCGATGCTGCTTCCGTCGCTGCACAAGGCGCGGCTGCGGGCCTACACGTCGAAGTGCAAAGGCAACATGAAGAACCTGGTCTCCGGAATTCAGTTCTACGCCTCGGATTACAAAGATCAGATGCCGTGTCACGGCGGCCGCGCGACGGTGGACGGCGACTACAATTCGACCTGGTGGATGTGGCAGCTCAGGAACCATTACGGCAGCGGGGACAAAATATTCGCCTGTCCCGGTAATGTGGTCCGTCCGGTGACGACCCTCGAAAACTTCGTCCCGGGACTCGGCTGGATCGGAGATTCCCAGCGGATGGATTCCGGCCGGACGAATTATTCGATCAACGGGCTGCTGTCGATGCAGAAAAAGTGGAACCGGAACGGCAACTCCGGCAAGGTCAGTAAATTCGATATTCCGAGCCGAAGCATCATGGTGCTCGAATACCATGTGCCGACCTTCGTCGACGGCACGAAGAAATACAACAGCAGCCTGAGCCGTTACGGCGCGGAGTTCAACCTGCGGGACCACCAGAATACCGGCTCAAATTTCGCGATGGCCGACGGCCACCTCGAAACCCTTTCGTTCGGAGCAAACCCGCGCGGCCTGGTGTTCGCCCCGCTTGAAAGCTGGCTGCGTCCGGTCGAAGACTACTGGCGGCCGCTCTGGATTTCGGGGCCACCGAACTGACACGAATCATTTTTTCAGATAAAATATCGGATGAAGGCTTGACATCCGGCGAAACATAAGTCATAATATTTACAGTAAATTTCAGAAAAAATGTCTGGAGATGGAAATGGCAGTTAGACAACCGGTGACATTGACTCAGGTGGCGGAGGCCGCCGGAGTGTCGATCGCAACCGTGTCCCGGGTTCTGAACCGTCGCGGACAGGTTGACGAGCACACCCGCCGCCGCGTCATGACGTCGGTGGAGAATCTCGGGTATGATGCGAGTTCGATTGCGAGGAAGCGCGAGGCGCGGATCGAGCAGCGCATGTTCAATGTCGAACTTCTGCTCTGCCCGCTGGCCGAACAGAAGAACATGCTGCTCCTCGACTTCATGGCGGAGGCGCTGCGCGGCGTGCAGAGCTTTTTCAGCCGGCACGGCAATGTGCGGATGAATATCTGCACATGGGAGCCGGACGAGATCATGCACCACGAGGAAAACGAGATGATTTTCAACCGCCTGGTCAATGCGGACGGCGTGCTGGTGATCGGCAATCCGGCCAGCGAAATCATCGACCGGCTGGTGGAGGCCGGCGTCATGCCGGTGCTGATTTCGACCGACCGGCAGGATATCCCGCTGAACTCGGTCTGCTTCGACGATTTCGCCGGCGGCGTGATGGCGGCCCGGCATCTGGTGGAGTGCGGTTTCCGGAGGATCGGATTTCTCTGCGGCTCCGACAAAGCCCGTTCGTTCCTGCGCCGCCGCAGCGGCGTGATGGTCCAGACGATCGATTCGCTCGGATTCGAGAACTTCGAGAGCCGCACCCCGAAAACCTCCGACGACAGCGAGGTCGCGGTCTGTTTCCGCGAATGGCTCGAATCGGGGCACTGTCCGGAGGCGATCATCACTTCGCACGCGAGCGCGGCGGCGGTGGTCTGCCGGGAGCTGAAGTCGTGCGGACTCTCCTGCCCCGAGGATTACAGCATCATCACATTCGACGATACGATAGACAATGTTTTCGGACTCGAAATCACGCACCTGCACATCTATCCGCGCGAGCTCGGAATCAAATCGGCCCAGCGCATTTACCAGATGATGAGTTCGAGCGGCAAGGATGACCGCCCCTATAAAATCGTGCTCCCGCTTGAGTTGACGATGGGGAATTCCGTGAAATGCCGGGCGAAATGATCCGGCGCAGCATAACGATGAATGCGTGATGCAGACGAAACAATACGGCCCGATATGGAAAAAACGCGGTCGGCTCCGTATAAAGGAAAAAATCGGCAGTGGGAGAAATGGAAAAGCGTCGCGGCCGGAGGCCGGGAAATCGGATCTCTTTTCATTGCGTCAAATCGCAGTCGGTATTCTTTAGAGTCGCACCCGACCTATTCATCATTATGTGACGGAGGAAGCCATGAAGAAAAATGCCGCCTTTACACTGATCGAACTCCTGGTGGTGATCGCGATCATCGCAGTTCTCGCCTCGATGCTGCTGCCGGCGCTGCAGAAGGCGCGGACATCCGCCCATGTGACCAAGTGCAAGAGCAACATGAAGCAGATGGCGCAGGGACTGATTCTCTATACCGGCGACTTCAACGACCAGTTTCCGACTCACAAGGGACTGCCGGCGCCGACGGATAAAGAGCAGGGAGACGGCATCAAATACCAGTCGACCTACTGGATGCACTATTCGATCGAACGCTACGGTTTCGGGGAAAAGATCTTCGCCTGCCCGTACAACGGCCACAATCCGGTCAGCGACAATACCGACGGCTGGCGCCTCGGCCTCGGCCTCGGCAAATTGAAGGACTGGTGCATGACCGACAACAGCAGGACCTTCTATTCGATGAACGGCCGGCTGCTCATGCACGTGGACCAGTGGAAAAAACCAAATGCGGGCGGGAAGGTCTCGCGCTGCGACGCCCCCTCCAAAACCGTGGCGGTGCTGGAGTACGGGACGCCGACCTGCATCGACGGCGTGTCGAACCTGAAAAACACGTCGTCGCGGATTGCGACGTCCGAAAATTCGATCCGCGACCACTTCGGCGCCTCAAGCAATTTCGCGATGGTCGACGGTCACGTCGAAGGGCTCGGCTATATGCAGAACCCGAACCGGATCCACCTGGTTCCGCGCCGCGACCTGCTGGTCCCGACCGACTGGTACTGGGGAACGGTCTGGCAGCTGGCGCTTTAAGACGGATATCCGATCAGGATTTGCCTGACATGCAAAAACGTTCATAAGGGAGGAAACACGATATGAGCTGGAAGGAGCTGACGCTCTGCGCCGCCATCTTCGCCGGGACGTTCGGCCACGCCGCCGAACAGGCGAAAATCAAGGCCGGAGACGATTACACGCTGGAGTTTGCGAAAGACAAACTGTTCATCCAGGACAGTCAGAATCGCCGCAGAATGCTGATCGGGAAACTGTTCTACACCTGGACGCCGCAAGCCGCGACGCCCGCCTCCGCCGAGGTCGTCGACGACAATACGATGAAGATCGACTATGCGGTCTCGGTGCCGGACGACCCGAAAAAGACGCCGGAACAGAATGCGAAGGCGAAGGCCGACGCCGAAGGCATCACGCTTTCGGCGCTCTGCACGACCGGCGACAACCGCGTGAAGATCGTCTACACGCTCGTCTCCCCGAAGGTCAGGCCGGACGGCATGATGATGGAGATTCTCGGGCAGGACGGCACGGCCAAGAAGCCGAATTACGAGGCGACGGTCTGGAAGGTCCGCCCCTTCGGCGGCCGGCTCTCTCCGGCAAAAGGCGGCACCTTCCGCCCGTTTGCGAACGGGAACGAAACCTTCTGGCTCAGGCTGCCCGGCAATGCGGGCTGGAGCAGCGGCTGGGCCGAACACGGCGGCTTCCGGAAGAA is part of the Victivallis lenta genome and harbors:
- a CDS encoding LacI family DNA-binding transcriptional regulator, with amino-acid sequence MAVRQPVTLTQVAEAAGVSIATVSRVLNRRGQVDEHTRRRVMTSVENLGYDASSIARKREARIEQRMFNVELLLCPLAEQKNMLLLDFMAEALRGVQSFFSRHGNVRMNICTWEPDEIMHHEENEMIFNRLVNADGVLVIGNPASEIIDRLVEAGVMPVLISTDRQDIPLNSVCFDDFAGGVMAARHLVECGFRRIGFLCGSDKARSFLRRRSGVMVQTIDSLGFENFESRTPKTSDDSEVAVCFREWLESGHCPEAIITSHASAAAVVCRELKSCGLSCPEDYSIITFDDTIDNVFGLEITHLHIYPRELGIKSAQRIYQMMSSSGKDDRPYKIVLPLELTMGNSVKCRAK
- a CDS encoding heavy metal translocating P-type ATPase gives rise to the protein MSKLSFDVTGMHCASCAAAVERAVKKLPGASDVYVNFAANRLTLEAAPELTPEQVADAVRKAGFGAKAAHPAGTAAVPAERKLSFDVTGMHCASCAAAVERAVKKLPGASDVYVNFAANRLTLEAAPELTPEQVADAVRKAGFGAEPVPALPVQTAAPEEEAEARRETFRFTAAIVFAALLSYVAMYEMLHLPFFPLKPEWNALIQILLLLPVVVAGFRFYTSGFRALFRGSPNMDSLIASGTGAAIVYSLWLCAEGRFGHLYFDTAGMIVALIMLGKYLEGRSRRKASGAIRELMRLAPETAIRIEDGREREIPAAFVRKGDLLRVKPGARIPVDGTTVEGTTSVDESMLSGESMPVDKVPGDPLTGGSINRNGSIVMQATRVGDETTLARIIKLVEDAQGSRPPIARLADRISGYFVWCVLSIALVTLLAWLLAGAGFAAALEFALAVLVIACPCALGLATPIAIIVGIGRGARSGILIKSGAVLENAGKISAVVFDKTGTLTVGEPVVNLVRAADGFTEGGVLAAAAAAEKNSSHPLAEAVVRKAEAEKLPLPSAGQFEDRPGYGVSAVIAGKRWLFGNARLMKTEEIDPAAFEKLGVPAGLSLVYAAEEGRPAGVIGIGDRLKPGAADAVERLNALGIETVMLTGDNLPAARAMADELHLASFRAELLPGDKAGIIRELQADGTKVIAMVGDGINDAPALAQADVGIAIGSGTDVAMESADVVLMQSGLDEVPAAIELSRATMRIIRENLFWAFFYNAVGIPLAAGAFYVLLGWRLSPVVGAAAMAASSVTVVLNALRLRNIRLHRAGRK
- a CDS encoding adenylyltransferase/cytidyltransferase family protein, with the protein product MSKNPADGIMTLEEAKAWRARLRREGKRLVVTNGCFDLLHRGHAEYLYESRELGDALLILVNSDASVRNLKGPERPLVDEYNRCYLLSALACVDATVVFDGKRCDRELRELAADLYVKGGDYTLDKLDPAERAALEAAGTKICFKPFIPGFSTTRIVEKIRRSL
- a CDS encoding type II secretion system protein, whose product is MKEMNRKNGVRRPSRFTLIELLVVIAIIAILASMLLPSLHKARLRAYTSKCKGNMKNLVSGIQFYASDYKDQMPCHGGRATVDGDYNSTWWMWQLRNHYGSGDKIFACPGNVVRPVTTLENFVPGLGWIGDSQRMDSGRTNYSINGLLSMQKKWNRNGNSGKVSKFDIPSRSIMVLEYHVPTFVDGTKKYNSSLSRYGAEFNLRDHQNTGSNFAMADGHLETLSFGANPRGLVFAPLESWLRPVEDYWRPLWISGPPN
- a CDS encoding type II secretion system protein — encoded protein: MKKNAAFTLIELLVVIAIIAVLASMLLPALQKARTSAHVTKCKSNMKQMAQGLILYTGDFNDQFPTHKGLPAPTDKEQGDGIKYQSTYWMHYSIERYGFGEKIFACPYNGHNPVSDNTDGWRLGLGLGKLKDWCMTDNSRTFYSMNGRLLMHVDQWKKPNAGGKVSRCDAPSKTVAVLEYGTPTCIDGVSNLKNTSSRIATSENSIRDHFGASSNFAMVDGHVEGLGYMQNPNRIHLVPRRDLLVPTDWYWGTVWQLAL
- a CDS encoding FeoB-associated Cys-rich membrane protein, translated to MEFYFGFIHHWDKILVGLLALGALYLLIRKFRKGECNCGSCSKSCPAKKFKER
- a CDS encoding MraY family glycosyltransferase; protein product: MTVMPVWCQIYLFAFLAGAVSTLFDTPVFGRIARKFDFMDRPQANHKGHGRATPLLGGAAMFTGWLFCLAAGLGAAFFVQLPGFSEAVSAHLAGINSTLPQLGFLVLGAFLAVLLGLVDDKYALSAAAKFGGQFLIALLAVGLGGVRVNIFFTNPVLVWGASVFWLMLLMNSINFFDNMDGLAVGTITIAMGFFCVIAALNNQYFIAALAAMSCGVTAGFWYYNTSPAMIFMGDSGSHFLGYLAAVISAGVSWFGIDYSLSRFPILMPLFILALPLFDTGMVVLIRTCRGKPFWIGDHNHISHRFVRMGLSRRQAVLLVHLMALSVGLGILPVFWGDFRTAAILVAQAFLFLLVVSILQFALSDRQDTREKVQPDETKEKKP
- a CDS encoding deoxycytidylate deaminase, which encodes MTSHKRPSWDRYFMDIAHVAASRSNCSRRQVAAVLVRDCRIISTGYNGTPRGVRNCSDGGCPRCNSDTPSGTNLTQCLCSHAEENAIVQAAYHGIAVKGATLYTTFSPCLLCAKMIINAGIKEVVYHTRYSIDDVSLALLHEAGVVVRPLAEEDDE